The DNA region GTGGCCAGTTGCGTGGGGAACGTCTCCTGGCTGGAGGGTGACCGGTTCGCCCACACCCATGCCGTCCTCTCGCGACCCGACGGCACGGCCCTCGCGGGCCACCTGAACGCCGCGGCCGTCTTCGCGGGCGAAGTGTACATGCGCACCTTCGAGGAACCCCTCGAGCGCGAGCACGACGAGACCACCCACCTCGACCTCTGGCTCTAACATGCGGGCCGAGGACGAGCGCTACTTCGAGACGCTCGAATCCCAGCTCGAGGAAGCCATGGACGTCGCCGAAACCGCCAAGCAGCGAGGCGACGATCCGAAACCGGAGGTCGAGATCCCGGTCGCGAAGGACATGGCCGACCGCGTGGAGAACATCCTCGGGATCGACGGGGTCGCCGAGCGCGTGCGCGAACTCGAGGGCCAGATGTCCCGCGAGGAGGCCGCCCTCGCACTCGCTGAGGACTTCGCCGACGGTTCCGTCGGGGACTACGAGACGAAAGCCGGGAAGGTCGAGGGCGCAGTCCGGACGGCCGTCGCGCTCCTGACCGAAGGGGTCGTCGCCGCGCCCATCGAGGGCATCGACAAGGTCGAGATCCTCACCAACGACGACGGGACGGAGTTCGTCAACGTCTACTACGCAGGCCCGATCCGGTCGGCGGGCGGGACGGCACAGGCCCTCTCGGTGCTAGTCGCGGACTACACCCGCGCGCTGGTCGGCCTCGAGACCTACGAGGCTCGCCAGGAGGAGATCGAACGCTACGCCGAGGAAGTCGGCCTCTACGACAAGGAGACCGGGTTGCAGTACTCCCCGAAGGATGAGGAGACGAAGTTCATCGCTAAACACCTCCCGATCATGCTCGACGGGGAGGCCACGGGCGACGAGGAGGTCTCGGGCTTTCGGGACTTAGAGCGCGTCGACACCAACTCCGCGCGCGGCGGGATGTGTCTGGTGATGGCCGAAGGGATCGCCCTCAAAGCCCCCAAGATCCAGCGCTATACGTCCCAGCTCGACGAGATCGACTGGCCGTGGCTCCAAGACCTGATCGACGGGACCTACTACGACGACGAGGCATCGGCGGGTGAAGGCGAGGATGGGGATGGAGGCGACGGAGACGGAGAAGGCGAGGGAGACGAGGAGGCGAACGCCAACGACTCGAGTCCCGACTCCGGGGCAGACGACCGACCACCGGGACCCCCGCGCGTCGAACCCGCCACCAAGTTCCTCCGGGACCTGATCGCCGGTCGCCCGGTCTTCTCTCACCCCTGCGCCGAGGGCGGCTTCCGCCTGCGCTACGGCCGCGCGCGCAACCACGGCTTCGCGACCGCGGGCGTCCACCCCGCCTCGATGCACATCCTGGACGACTTCCTCGCGACGGGCACCCAGATCAAGACCGAACGCCCCGGCAAGGCCGCCGGGGTGATTCCCGTCGACAGCATCGAGGGACCCACCGTCCGCTTGGCCAACGGCGACGTTCGACAGATCGACGACGTCGAGGAGGCCCTCGAGGTCCGCAACGGGATCGAGAAGATCCTGGACGCCGGCGAGTACCTGGTCAACTACGGCGAGTTCGTCGAGAACAACCACGCGCTCGCGCCCGCCGCCTACGCCGTCGAGTGGTGGGTCCAGGACCTTGAGGCCGCGGGCACGGACGTCCAGGCGCTCGAGGACGACCCCCGAATCGACCTCGAGGACCCGCCCGCCGAGCAGGTCCTCGAGTGGGCGCTCGAGTACGACGCCCCGCTGCACCCGAAATACACCTACCAGTGGCACGACCTCTCGGTCGTGGCGTTCGACGGACTGGCCGAGGCCGTCAGCGACGGAACGGTCGAGGATGGGGGCGCAGGTGGCGAGACGCTCGTCCTCGAGCACACCGACGCCGTCCGCGAGGCGCTCGAAACCATCGTCATCGAACACCGTCAGCGCCCCGACCGGATCGAGGTCGACGACTGGGATCCGTTCGTTCGCAGTCTGGGGCTGACGGCGGACCTGGAGCGCACCTGGTCGATCGAGGA from Natronosalvus rutilus includes:
- a CDS encoding DNA polymerase II large subunit, with product MRAEDERYFETLESQLEEAMDVAETAKQRGDDPKPEVEIPVAKDMADRVENILGIDGVAERVRELEGQMSREEAALALAEDFADGSVGDYETKAGKVEGAVRTAVALLTEGVVAAPIEGIDKVEILTNDDGTEFVNVYYAGPIRSAGGTAQALSVLVADYTRALVGLETYEARQEEIERYAEEVGLYDKETGLQYSPKDEETKFIAKHLPIMLDGEATGDEEVSGFRDLERVDTNSARGGMCLVMAEGIALKAPKIQRYTSQLDEIDWPWLQDLIDGTYYDDEASAGEGEDGDGGDGDGEGEGDEEANANDSSPDSGADDRPPGPPRVEPATKFLRDLIAGRPVFSHPCAEGGFRLRYGRARNHGFATAGVHPASMHILDDFLATGTQIKTERPGKAAGVIPVDSIEGPTVRLANGDVRQIDDVEEALEVRNGIEKILDAGEYLVNYGEFVENNHALAPAAYAVEWWVQDLEAAGTDVQALEDDPRIDLEDPPAEQVLEWALEYDAPLHPKYTYQWHDLSVVAFDGLAEAVSDGTVEDGGAGGETLVLEHTDAVREALETIVIEHRQRPDRIEVDDWDPFVRSLGLTADLERTWSIEDLSERARAWGVHEDGDNAIEAVNEVAPVAVRERAPTRIGTRMGRPEKSERRDLSPPVHTLFPIGEAGGAQRNVADAGKYAETMSDTPGVVELEIGRKRCEACGEETFKNRCPECNERTVPDYECPSCESRVDPDEAGRVECDRCEIEATCVEYTEVDVHEVYRDALEAVGERENAFEILKGVKGLTSTTKVPEPMEKGILRAKHDVSTFKDGTVRYDMTDLPVTAVRASELDVTVGQLEALGYEEDVHGEPLTHADQLVELKVQDIVLSDGAAEHMMQTADFIDDLLEQYYGLEAFYEIDDRQELVGELVFGMAPHTSAATVGRVIGFTSAAVGYAHPFFHAAKRRNCDGDEDCVMLLMDGLLNFSISFLPDKRGGRMDAPLVMSSRIDPSEIDDEAHNMDVVSRYPREFYEATLEQADPGDVEDIVEIAEDTLGTDHEYTGFGHTHDTTDIAMGPDLSAYKTLGSMMDKMDAQLELARKLEAVDETDVAERVIEYHFLPDLIGNLRAFSRQETRCLDCGEKFRRMPLTEVCRECGGRVNLTVHKGSVNKYMQTAIDVAEEYGCRDYTKQRLEVLEKSLESVFENDKNKQSGIADFM